TTTCTCTGCTAGCTTGCTCAGTGCTGTTAGCAACGATAGCCAAAACCCAACCTAAAGAAACAAGGCCCAAAGCTGGTGATTGGTGGACTCTATCAATCATCTTTTTGTTTTTGTCTATTGATGAACTCGCTAGTATTCACGAGCTGTTCATTAACCCTGTTAGGAATACATTGGGTACGACAGGAATCTTTCACTATGCTTGGGTCATTCCCTACGGTGGATTAGTTCTCCTTCTCGGCCTTAGATATGTAAAGTTTTTAGCTCAGTTGCCTGCTCGAACGCGGCGTTCTTTTGTTGTAAGTGGGGCTATCTATATTGGCGGTGCTTTGGGTATGGAAATGGTGGGTTCTTGGCACGTCACCCTTTATGGCCAGCAAAACTTAGCTTATGCTCTCATAATGTCGGTTGAAGAAACTCTGGAGATGCTGGGGATTGTGGTTTTTCTCCATGCCCTGCTGACTTACTTGAAGCGGTATGTCACAACTATCCAAATTAGCATCGGCAACAACGCCTCAGAGGTGCTGCCAGAAATGACACCAGAGCGATCGCACACTATCTAGCCCCAAGGCTTAAATCAAAGTGATCGCCCTTAACCTCAATAATTCGTACCAGATTTGCGGTGGTGGACGGCGGTGAGGGCGTTAGATTCCAAGACTTTGCCGCTATCCGCGATCGCATACAGCAACCAGTGATCACCACACTCCATTCGGTTTTCCACACGGCATTCTAAATAGGCCAGAGCATCTTTGAGAATCGGAGCGCCATCACTGGTGAGTTCCGTTTCTACGCCTTGAAAGCGGTCTTCCGCAGGGCCGAACGGTTTCAGGAAGTGCTTCATCAGGCCGAGGTGGTTGCCTTCTGCCAAAATATTCAAGACAAATTGGCTACCGGGATACATCAAGGACTCGATCGCCCGCTCTTTCGCAACAGCCACGGTCAAACCAGGCGGGCTAAAAGTGGCTTGAGACACCCATGAGGCCAACATTGCGCTCGCAATCTCTTCTTGCTTCGAGGTGACAATGCAGAGGGAGCCAACTAGACGACCTACGGCTTGCTCTAGGGAGGTGGCAGGTTGTCTTGGTTCCCGCACCTTCTTGGCTTTCTTCAGGGCTTGGGCGAAGTCAGTGCCTGCTTCTTCGCACATTTTGATTGTCACTTCCGTGGGCTTGAACTTGACCCGGATAGTCTCAAAGCCTAAGCTGTACCCTGCATCCTTGAATTTGCCTTCGATCAGGTCGATCGCCTCGCCACTCCAGCCAAAGGAGCCAAATACCCCGGCGAGTTTGCTCTTTGTAGCTGTAGAGAGAACAATCCCTAGGGCAGTTTGGATCGGGGTAGGCGCGTGGCCTCCCAGGGTAGGAGACCCCATGATGAAGCCAGCACACTTCTCCACTGCTGCTTGAATTTCACCAGGCTCAGCAATTTCGCAGTTGATGGATTCTACACCAACGCCTGCTTTAGTAATGCCTCGCGCGATCGCCTGAGCCAGAGTGGCGGTGTTGCCATAAGCTGAGGCGTACAGCAGCGCCACTGAGAGTTCTTGCGACTTTTGCTGTTGGCTCCAATGCTGGTAAGCGTGGGTCAGCTCTGTGAGGCCATAGCGCACCAAAGGCCCATGTCCCGGCGCGTAGAACTTTACTGTCAGATCAGCTAGCTTATCGAGTGCTGTTTCCACCTGACGAGCATGAGGAGCCATCAAGCAGTCATAGTAGTAGCGGCGATCGTCACTAAAGACCGTCCAGCCTTCATCAAACACTTGATCGCCACAGATGTGAGCGCCAAAGAATTTATCGGTGTAGAGAATTTGGGTGTGTGGGTCGTAGGTGCAGAGGCTGTCGGGCCAGCGAGGACTTGGGGTGGGGATGAATTGCAGATGGTGCCCTTGACCGAGATCTAAGGTTTCTTCGCCTCGAACGACGAGGATGTTGAGATCTTGATTGCCGAGGGCATTGCGGAGGGCGATCGCCCCTGGATTGGAACAAACAAAGTTGATCTGGGGTGCAATGTCGAGCAAGGTTTGTAGCGTGATGGCTCGGTTGGGGTTGACGTGCCCCAGAATCACATAATCCAGTTGTTTCAGGTTTAGACGCTTCTTTAATTCGGTGAGATAGGTTTCTGCAAAAGATTCACCGGGCGGATCAATTAGAGCAGTTTGGTCACCGCGAATCAAGAAAGAATTGGCTGTGGTGCCTCGTTGTCGGGCGTACTCAATCTCAAAGCGGAGACGAGTCCAACTGCGCGATCGCAATACGGTTGTATCAAGGGCGATCGGTAAAACTTGCACGTCTCTGGGTTTAGTTTCCACCATAGATTCTCGCTTTAGGAAAATATTGCTTGAGAAAATTGGGACTACAGCCAAAGCGCAGCAGCATGTTCGGTAAATCTGCACGTCTGACGTCCATTAGTGCCAGAATAGCTTCCGCTTGCGCCGCGCGGGAATTTCGCTTCAGAACCGCATCTAACTTTTCTTGGCGATTTGCCTTTTGCTCTGCGGTCAGCGACACATCATTTCTAAAGTAATTTTCTAAAAAATCAACTCCATCAGTGAGGTCAGGGCAAAGATTTAAGATCCGTTCTACATCTGTCCAAAAGGCGGCGGTGCGACCTGTTTCTTTGGAAGCAATCAAGGCGTAGGCAACACGAATTAATCGGGCATAGATAATCTTGATATCTAACGTAAAAAAGCCCGTGTCAGTCCGAGCATTCATCAACGTGACAAACCCCACCCCAAACCCTAACGCTTGACTCACCAAGGCCCAGTCAATGGGGAGTCGAGGGGTCATCGAAGTGGTCATCCAAAACAGGAAGCAGGGAAACAAAAACTGAGCAGTTGCCCACACCCAAACACCCCCAGTTTTGAAAGGCTCAAAAAAAGGGAGGAACTTGCAGTCGTCTGCTAGCTGTTTAAATGCCACCGCAATATTGATTAACCCTGGAATTGCCAATATTAATAGCCAGGGCAACCAAGCTATCAATTCACTCACGCTTCCTGATTCAAAGACAAAACGGGGTGTAAATGTAGGTGTCCTTTCGAGGTCAGGATGAAGTAGGTTTTAGAGTTGGAGTGAATTGCCACTGGAGCCTGCGGGTGTCCCCAAGGCAACAACTGACTCATCAGCCACTGACCATGACCGTGATGGTTTTCAGCGGTCGCTCGGCTGGTGTCAATGTAGCCCTTTTGCCAGAGCTGCTGCACAACTTCGTGCATTTCGCTGATCGGGCACCCCAAGGCATGAGCTAAATTTTCTACGGTGAGCGGTCTCCGTTCTAGCGCGCTCAAAACCCGCATTTCATCGACGTTCATAGTCCACCTGTCCGAGTGCTCTTATCGTAGCATCACTCTCTTTGCCTCACTTTAATGTTTTTGTCAACCTGGCGAAACCACCTTTCGGGTCAATAGTGATTGCCCACTTTGCGATGGTGTACAGCGGTGAGCGCATCAGGGTTAGAAACTCGTCCCTCTTGCACCGTGCTGTAAACGATCCAGTGGTCGTTACACTCCATACGGCTGCTGACTTCGCACTCTAAATAAGCCAGCGCTTCAGTGAGAATGGGTGAACCGTTCTGAGCGGGTTGTGTTTTTACGCCAGCAAAGCGATCGGCCCCTGGTGGGAATCGTTTCAGGAAGTGTTTCATCAAGCCCAAGTGATTGCCTTCTTCCAGCACATTAAGGACAAAGCGATCGCCTACTTGCATTAGAGATTCGATCGCCCGATCTTTTGCCACCGCAATCGTGAAACCTAGCGGAGTAAAGCTGGCCTGGGCCACCCAGGAGGCTAACATCGCCCCGCCGACATTACCTTTTTTCGCGGTGATGATGTACAAACCACCACTAATCCGCCCCAACGCTTTGTCGAGGTCGCCATCGAGCGACTTCATCTGTTGAATGGCGCGATCGCGAGTCAGCCACTGGCCTAAGTCAGTTCCCGCTTCTTCGCAAAGCTGATAAACCGATTCGTTAGGCGTGTCTTTGATCCGCACCGCTGGGAAGGCTACGGTCAAGCCCGACTCTCTAAACCGTGTCACGAGGGGGTCAACTGGCTCGTCATCGCCACCATAGGATTCAAAAATTCCTACGGCTTGCTTGTCTTTTGCGGCGGCTAACACCGTACCTAGGGCAGCTTGCGCGGTGGCTGCGGCTGACCCCGATACAGGGGGTGTAGCGATCGCTAAACCTGCCGAGCGACCCACCAGTTCTTGGACTTCTTGCGGGTCTGCCGATTTCAAATCCATCATTTCGACGGCAACACCTGTTTTGGTGATTCCCTTTGCCAATGCCTGCGAGAGGCGATCGCTGTAACCGTAGTCAGACACGTAAAACACGGCCACGGTTTTTTCTGACTTAGCCTTGGCTTGGCTCCAGTTGCGGTAGCGATCGACCCACTCCGCCACGTTGTAGTAAAGCAAGGGGCCGTGCCCGGTGGCAATCTGCTTCACCTCTGGCAGTTCACCCATGCGTTTCAGGGCAGACAGTACCGAGCGAGCATTGGGAGCCATCAGACATTCGTAATAGAAACGAAAATCCGCTTCAATTTCGCTTAAGTCTTCGTCAAAGGTGCGATCGTCGCAGAAGTGCATGCCAAACGCATCGCAGGTGAAGAGAATCTGCGTCTTGGTGTCGTAGCTAAAAATGGTGTCAGGCCAGTGCAGATTGGGAGCGATCACAAACTCCAATTCGTGACCATTGCCCAAATCCAGGCGATCGCCATTTTTGACAATCTGCCGCTTAAACGGTTGGTGTACCAAATCTTCGAGAAACTGAATCGCCACCTTAGAACCCACCACGGTCGCTTGGGGAGCCAAGGCCAAGACATCGCGAACTAAACCACTGTGGTCTGGTTCCGTATGACTAATCACCAAATAATCGATCTTGGCTGGGTCTACGACTTGAGTTAGCGTCTCTAAGTAGAGTTGGCGGAACTTTTCGTGGGACGTATCGACCAGCGCAATCTTTTCGCCTTTAATGACAAAAGAGTTGTAGGTCGTACCATTCTTCAGACCAAACTCGATGTCAAAGCGATCGCGGTCCCAATCTAATGAGCGAATCGTGGTGGTTTCCGCAGCAATTTCGCTCGTTTGTATTGTCAGTCTACGTTGAGCCCGGTCAGTCAGCACTACCATGTAAAATCTCCTCGTCAAACCTGGCTGAGGCGATCGCCTTTCCCTATTGTCACACGTTGATTTAAAAACCTGGGTTGAAAGACCTAATAGGTAAGTTAAGCAATTCTATATGTATTTATACCTAATCACCTGTGGATAAAAGCTGGTTAGCTTTGATGATTGGCAATTCTCGGCTGCATTGGGCTTGGTTTGATGGAGACCAATTGCAATCAGCTTGGGATAGTGAGCATTTGCCGAATTCTGAACCCCCTAAACCCCCAAATTTGGGGGGAATTTTGAAAACAGCTTCCCCTTTTCTTGAATGTCCGTTAGGGGTATGTATTGAAGGCTGGGAGGGGGCTATAGAGCGATTGCGAGAAGAGAACCTTGACGAATTGGCGATTGTCTTAGCCTCTGTCGTTCCAGCCCAAACTGCTATTTGGCAAGACTATCCCCAACTCCAAATCCTCACGCTTGCACAAATTCCCCTACAGCTCAGCTACCCCACTCTAGGAATCGATCGCGCCTTGGCTTTATGGGGAGCGGGAGAAGTGTACGGTTGGCCTACTCTGGTGATTGATTCGGGCACGGCGCTGACATTCACAGGTGGCAACACTGAGCGACAACTCGTTGGGGGGGCGATTCTGCCTGGATTGAGTCTGCAAGTACGAGCTTTAGCTGACAAAACCGCAGCCTTACCTGCGATCGCCTTACTCGAAACCTTACCCAAGCGTTGGGCCAATGACACGCAAGAGGCGATCGCCAGTGGCATTATCCATACGGTTTTGGCGGGAGTTGTAGACTTTATCCAAGCTTGGTGGCAAGAGTTTCCGGGTAGTGCTGTAGTGATGACCGGGGGCGATCGCGTTCTACTCCACCAGTATTTGCAAGACCAGTATCCTGAACTGGCGGCTCAAATTACGGTTGACCCTAACTTAATTTTTTGGGGGATGCGAGCATGCCGAACCAAGCCTAGTTCAGCTCTAAGTGGGTGAGACAAACTCCCGAATTTCTTGGGCAACGGCTGCTGGAGCTGTGAGCGGTAGTTCTTCACCACCTTGCGGCACAATCCGCCAATTTGCGGTTGGTGTAAGTTCTGCGTAAGTTTGGCTCAGCAGCTTAGCCGCAAAGGCATCTTGTTCGCTTTGCAAGACTGTGACCGGAACCTTGAGCCAATCAAGCCTTCCCTGCAATTGCTCTGCTTGAATCTCAGCCCGTCGGCGTTGAAATAGCAAGCGACAGGCTACAGGAGATTGCAGCAGTTGTTTTCGCCATTGCAAAGTGCGTCCAACCCGCTTTTGCAGACCTAATAAAGGTGCAAAGGGCTGTAGCGATCGCAGCAACCAAAACAACAGCGGCGGTCGAGCGATTAACAACTTGGCCCACCACCAACGCCGCCCCACCTTCTGCACCTGAATCCCTTCTGGAGCCAATAACACCAAGCCACGTACCTGATCCAAATACTTCAGGGCATAGCTCGCCGCCACCCAGGCTCCCAAAGAATGACCAATCAAATACACCTGCCGCAATCGCAAGCTCTCTAAATATTCTGCCAGCGTCTCTACTTGCAGCTCAATCGAGTAGTGCACATTGGGGCGTTCCGACTCCCCAACCCCCAACAGATCAGGTGCAAAACAGTGGTACTCCGTTCCTAACTGCTCAAGCACTGGCACCCATTGGCTGCTATCACTCCAAGAGCCATGCAGAAACACAAGTGCATCTCCCTGACCGATTTCACGCCAGAAAATTTGCCCTTGAGACAGCTTCAATCGAGAATTACGCAGCGGTAGAGACATTTTAATCAAGGAGGAAGGATGAGGGATGAAACAGGCAGGATGAGGAATGAATGGGGCTAACTTTCATCCCTAGATTACGGCAGTGTTGTAAGTCCATTCAATTGCAATCCTTCCTGCCAACCGCCGGGAACGCTCAAGGCGTACATTCTTCTAAAACTACGCAAGCACTGCAAAGCCATTCAATTTCATCCTTCCTGTTTCATCCCTCATCCTTCCTACTTCATCCTTCCACTACGCCAATGTCGTCAGGCCCTTCAAATAATCTTGCAGTTGGCGATCGTGATCATGGGATAACGTGCCTGAAGGCAGAGCGTCGGGGGCAAAAGCTTGCACTTCTATCACTTCTAGGGTGTCTTGCGCCTGCATGGTTCCTTGCACTTCAGCTTCTACTACGACGCAGACTGAATGAATTCTAGGATCGCGATCGGGTGCCGAATAAACTCCCACTAACCGTCGAATTTTGACTAGTTCTAGGCCCGTTTCTTCTGCTAGTTCTCGTTGTACTGTCTTGGGAATATCTTCGCCCCAGTCCACCATGCCACCGGGTAATCCCCATTTTCCATTGTCCTGCCGCCGAATCAGGACAATTCGACCATCGGGTAAGAGGGGGATGATACTAGTGCCAATAATGGGGTGCCGGAAGATCAATCCCAGTACAGTTTGAATCAGATGCCAGGATCGACGCATAAAGTAAGGCTGTCATACGAATGGAACGATGGAAGCCAAAAGCCAATGCAATTGAACCATGCACCCGTTCTTATAGTTTCTAATCAGGTTCTAATCAGGCAAATCAGCCAGAATTTCCGTTGCATGAGCTTCTGGTTTTACCTTGCGGTAAATTTTCTCAATCGTACCATCTGAGCCGATCACAAAGGTCTGCCGATAAACGCCCATGAATTCCTTACCCATAAACTTTTTCAGCCCATAACTGCCATAGGCTTGGGCTACTGCTGCCTCTGGGTCGCACAGGAGGGGGAAAGGCAGTTGATACTTCGTCGTGAATTTGGCGTGGGACTTAGCATCATCGGTACTAATGCCCAAAACTATGACATCTTGGGCTTGGTAGTCTGAGTAGGCATCCCGAAAGCCACAAGCTTCCTTGGTGCAGCCAGGGGTGTTGTCTCGCGGGTAAAAGTACAACACGACTCGCTGACCTCTCAAGTCTGATAAGCGAACTAGATTACCTTGCGTATCCAGCAAGCTAAAGTCTGGCGCAAGATCGCCAAGTTGGAGAGACATAGACAGGACTTATGGGATGAAACTTTATGGGATGAACTGTAATGAAAACTCGGTTAGCAGCGAGGGGCAAGCTGTGGGCTAAGCGCCAATAGGTACAAGCCTAATTTTGGTGCAGCCGTTGTTGTGCGACTTGCAAGGCTTTTCTCACTTGCTCGAAGCCAGTTCCTCCCGCGCTGTTCCGGGCTGCTACGACTTGACGAGGTGCGATCGCCTGATAAATGTCTGCTTCAAAAGCAGGGTGTAAGGTTTGCCACTCGTCTAGGCTCAAGTCCTTCAGTAGCTTGTTGGCTGCTAAGCAAGTCCGCACCACTTTGCCCACTAGGTTGTAAGCTTCGCGGAAGGGTACGCCTTTAGCTGCCAGATAATCGGCTACATCCGTGGCATTGGAGAAGTCCTCTGCCACTGCTTCTGCTAGGCGAGCAGTCCGAAACTCTATCCCTTCTTGCAGCAGAATGGTCATGGCTTCTAGACAGGCACGGACGGTTTTGACGGCATCGAATAAAGCTTCTTTGTCTTCTTGCAAATCTTTGTTGTACGCCAAGGGTAAGCCTTTCATCAGCACCAACATGGCTTGCAAATGCCCAAACACTCGCCCAGTTTTGCCCCGTACTAGTTCTGGTACATCGGGGTTCTTTTTCTGGGGCATGATGCTGGAACCTGTAGCACAGCTATCTTTCATGGTGACGAAGCTAAACTCTTGGGAAGCCCAAAGGATCACTTCTTCTGACAAACGGCTAAGGTGCATCATGATCAAGCTGGCTGCTGAGAGAAATTCGATCGCAAAGTCGCGATCGCTGACTCCGTCCAAGCTATTGGCATAGATGCCATCAAAGTTCAGTAATTCAGCCGTGTAGTGGCGATCGATCGGAAAGGTGGTTCCTGCCAGTGCCCCGCACCCTAAAGGCGACACATTCACCCGCCGATACACTTCTCCAAGCCGCTCCCAATCGCGTTGCGCCATCTCGAAGTAGGCCAGCAGATGATGGGCCAAACTAATTGGTTGAGCCCGCTGCAAGTGAGTGTACCCAGGAATCAAGGTTTCTACATGCTGCTCTGCTAGGTGAAACAAAGCGGTTTGAAACTCTCGCACCTGAGCGCGAATCTGCTCGATCTGCTCTCGGAGATATAGCCGGGTGTCAGTTCCAACTTGGTCGTTTCGCGATCGCGCCGTATGCAGCTTTTTACCGGTGTCTCCCAAAATTTGGGTTAAGCGGTGCTCAACGGCAAAATGTACATCCTCTGCGTCAGTTCCAGGACGGAAGAAGCCTTGGCGGTACTCTTGGCGAATCTGCTCTAACCCCGTCACCAACTGTTCCCCTTCTTCGGGGGTAACAATGCCTGTGTAAGCGAGCATTTGCGCATGGGCTTGCGATCCGATGATGTCATATTCCACCAACTCAATATCAAAGCCAATACTGGCATTGAATTGGGCGATCGCTGGGTGTAACGCGGTTTCAAATCGCTGACTCCAAGCTTGTGAGCTAGCAGCAGGTTGGGGTGGCAGTTCCGTATCCAAGGTTATCTTCCTGAATTCAATTGACAGCGTCAAAAACTCATCTTGACATGAGTGATACTTCCTAAAATGCAGTCCGAGCTACCAGCACTGAAGGATCATTTAGGAGGTAAAAGCTTATGTAAATCAAAACTCAGGCATGAGTTTAGAAGGCAGTCATGCTGCGAATCATGTAGCCCAAAATCACTCCAATTAATAAGGCCCATACTTGGCCTGTTTTGACAAAGTTATTAAAGCCCTTCTGAATATCTCCCAAGATGTCTTGGTTATATTGTTGAGCTAACACTGTCCAGTCGTGGGGAACATGCCAAGCTAAGCCTTGCTGGAGCCAGTCACCCCAATGTGCGGTGTGATTTAGCCAAGTTGTCATGTCCTGCATTACGTGGATGACCATTGCTACCATCTCCTCATTAAGTGTTAGGGCTACTCAAAGGTTCAAGACCCAAATGCTAATCCGTAGCCAGCGCGATCGCAGATTTTTGGCGCGTTTTAAGCAGCTTAACTACTGCAATGAGCACGTACCCTATAGAGTCGCAGATTTTTGGCAATTGTAAAGCGAAAATGGGGATTAATCTGGCGATTTGATCCGCATGACAATTAATGTCATATCATCACCGTTGCGATTATCTGCTCCAATAAACTGCTGCACTTGGGCAAACAAATGCTCCAGAATCTCTTGGGGGCTTTCGCAATGACGGCAAGCCCAATGGAAGGCGCGAGTCAGATTGTCTTCATCGAAGCGATCGCCACTGCGGTTGGCTGCGTCCGTAAAGCCATCTGTGTAGTAGATCAGCGTATCACCCGGATGCAGTTGGATCTGGGCATCTTGGTAGTGTGTATCTGCATCTAAGCCGATTAGCATCCCCAAAGTATCTAAGCGCTTAATCGCATCCGTCGAAGCTTGCCACAGTAACGGTGGGTTGTGCGCGGCATTGCTGTAAGACAGTATCTGTGTTTGCGGCTCGTACTCCGAGTAAAACAGAGTCACAAACCGATTGGAATTTTCTAAATCTGCATACATCACTTGGTTAAGGTGTTGCAGAATCCGAGCGGGAGAATGACCATTGAGCACTTCTGCCCGCAACATGCCCCGCAGCATGGTCATGATTAGCCCAGCAGGGACGCCCTTGCCCATGACATCGCCAATAGAGACGCTCCAACGCCCCGCCTCATTAGCGCCTGGTTTTACCGAACGTAACCGAGTGCGATGGATGGGAATGAAATCGTAGTAGTCACCCCCGACTCGATTCGCCGTCTGACAACGCGCGGCCAGTTCTGCACCCTGAATTTTAGGGCACTGGCGCGGCAGAAGTTGCAATTGAATTTCGGCTCCAATTTCTAATTCGCGATCGAGCCTTTCTTTTTTGCGCAGCTCCACCGTCAGCTCGTCGTTTTCAATCGCTACAGCCGTTTGGTCGGCCACCAAGCGCACCAACTTTTGCCGCGTTTCTGTCCAGGTATAATCTACCGCTCGACTAAAAACATAGAGTCTGCCTCGCTCGGCATTTTTGACTAAGATTGCGGTGCCAAACAACTGTACATCTGGCCCCAAGTAATGA
This region of Trichocoleus desertorum NBK24 genomic DNA includes:
- a CDS encoding diflavin flavoprotein, translating into MVETKPRDVQVLPIALDTTVLRSRSWTRLRFEIEYARQRGTTANSFLIRGDQTALIDPPGESFAETYLTELKKRLNLKQLDYVILGHVNPNRAITLQTLLDIAPQINFVCSNPGAIALRNALGNQDLNILVVRGEETLDLGQGHHLQFIPTPSPRWPDSLCTYDPHTQILYTDKFFGAHICGDQVFDEGWTVFSDDRRYYYDCLMAPHARQVETALDKLADLTVKFYAPGHGPLVRYGLTELTHAYQHWSQQQKSQELSVALLYASAYGNTATLAQAIARGITKAGVGVESINCEIAEPGEIQAAVEKCAGFIMGSPTLGGHAPTPIQTALGIVLSTATKSKLAGVFGSFGWSGEAIDLIEGKFKDAGYSLGFETIRVKFKPTEVTIKMCEEAGTDFAQALKKAKKVREPRQPATSLEQAVGRLVGSLCIVTSKQEEIASAMLASWVSQATFSPPGLTVAVAKERAIESLMYPGSQFVLNILAEGNHLGLMKHFLKPFGPAEDRFQGVETELTSDGAPILKDALAYLECRVENRMECGDHWLLYAIADSGKVLESNALTAVHHRKSGTNY
- a CDS encoding diflavin flavoprotein — its product is MVVLTDRAQRRLTIQTSEIAAETTTIRSLDWDRDRFDIEFGLKNGTTYNSFVIKGEKIALVDTSHEKFRQLYLETLTQVVDPAKIDYLVISHTEPDHSGLVRDVLALAPQATVVGSKVAIQFLEDLVHQPFKRQIVKNGDRLDLGNGHELEFVIAPNLHWPDTIFSYDTKTQILFTCDAFGMHFCDDRTFDEDLSEIEADFRFYYECLMAPNARSVLSALKRMGELPEVKQIATGHGPLLYYNVAEWVDRYRNWSQAKAKSEKTVAVFYVSDYGYSDRLSQALAKGITKTGVAVEMMDLKSADPQEVQELVGRSAGLAIATPPVSGSAAATAQAALGTVLAAAKDKQAVGIFESYGGDDEPVDPLVTRFRESGLTVAFPAVRIKDTPNESVYQLCEEAGTDLGQWLTRDRAIQQMKSLDGDLDKALGRISGGLYIITAKKGNVGGAMLASWVAQASFTPLGFTIAVAKDRAIESLMQVGDRFVLNVLEEGNHLGLMKHFLKRFPPGADRFAGVKTQPAQNGSPILTEALAYLECEVSSRMECNDHWIVYSTVQEGRVSNPDALTAVHHRKVGNHY
- a CDS encoding pantothenate kinase, which produces MDKSWLALMIGNSRLHWAWFDGDQLQSAWDSEHLPNSEPPKPPNLGGILKTASPFLECPLGVCIEGWEGAIERLREENLDELAIVLASVVPAQTAIWQDYPQLQILTLAQIPLQLSYPTLGIDRALALWGAGEVYGWPTLVIDSGTALTFTGGNTERQLVGGAILPGLSLQVRALADKTAALPAIALLETLPKRWANDTQEAIASGIIHTVLAGVVDFIQAWWQEFPGSAVVMTGGDRVLLHQYLQDQYPELAAQITVDPNLIFWGMRACRTKPSSALSG
- a CDS encoding alpha/beta fold hydrolase — its product is MSLPLRNSRLKLSQGQIFWREIGQGDALVFLHGSWSDSSQWVPVLEQLGTEYHCFAPDLLGVGESERPNVHYSIELQVETLAEYLESLRLRQVYLIGHSLGAWVAASYALKYLDQVRGLVLLAPEGIQVQKVGRRWWWAKLLIARPPLLFWLLRSLQPFAPLLGLQKRVGRTLQWRKQLLQSPVACRLLFQRRRAEIQAEQLQGRLDWLKVPVTVLQSEQDAFAAKLLSQTYAELTPTANWRIVPQGGEELPLTAPAAVAQEIREFVSPT
- a CDS encoding NUDIX hydrolase, which gives rise to MRRSWHLIQTVLGLIFRHPIIGTSIIPLLPDGRIVLIRRQDNGKWGLPGGMVDWGEDIPKTVQRELAEETGLELVKIRRLVGVYSAPDRDPRIHSVCVVVEAEVQGTMQAQDTLEVIEVQAFAPDALPSGTLSHDHDRQLQDYLKGLTTLA
- the bcp gene encoding thioredoxin-dependent thiol peroxidase; the encoded protein is MSLQLGDLAPDFSLLDTQGNLVRLSDLRGQRVVLYFYPRDNTPGCTKEACGFRDAYSDYQAQDVIVLGISTDDAKSHAKFTTKYQLPFPLLCDPEAAVAQAYGSYGLKKFMGKEFMGVYRQTFVIGSDGTIEKIYRKVKPEAHATEILADLPD
- the argH gene encoding argininosuccinate lyase, which translates into the protein MDTELPPQPAASSQAWSQRFETALHPAIAQFNASIGFDIELVEYDIIGSQAHAQMLAYTGIVTPEEGEQLVTGLEQIRQEYRQGFFRPGTDAEDVHFAVEHRLTQILGDTGKKLHTARSRNDQVGTDTRLYLREQIEQIRAQVREFQTALFHLAEQHVETLIPGYTHLQRAQPISLAHHLLAYFEMAQRDWERLGEVYRRVNVSPLGCGALAGTTFPIDRHYTAELLNFDGIYANSLDGVSDRDFAIEFLSAASLIMMHLSRLSEEVILWASQEFSFVTMKDSCATGSSIMPQKKNPDVPELVRGKTGRVFGHLQAMLVLMKGLPLAYNKDLQEDKEALFDAVKTVRACLEAMTILLQEGIEFRTARLAEAVAEDFSNATDVADYLAAKGVPFREAYNLVGKVVRTCLAANKLLKDLSLDEWQTLHPAFEADIYQAIAPRQVVAARNSAGGTGFEQVRKALQVAQQRLHQN
- a CDS encoding PP2C family protein-serine/threonine phosphatase, with the translated sequence MTAVPVPRQPSQPSDRTSGGSSPDMTPVFALKELVARLHREQHKIQDLLSSLSFALRSFNNLNQFLELIPLMASRVTDADGGALVLFKPNGQMRLERLHCQDSRQCHDIRKALETATRQLAAAAATPGGAIAPAKMTAALDHQVSHYLGPDVQLFGTAILVKNAERGRLYVFSRAVDYTWTETRQKLVRLVADQTAVAIENDELTVELRKKERLDRELEIGAEIQLQLLPRQCPKIQGAELAARCQTANRVGGDYYDFIPIHRTRLRSVKPGANEAGRWSVSIGDVMGKGVPAGLIMTMLRGMLRAEVLNGHSPARILQHLNQVMYADLENSNRFVTLFYSEYEPQTQILSYSNAAHNPPLLWQASTDAIKRLDTLGMLIGLDADTHYQDAQIQLHPGDTLIYYTDGFTDAANRSGDRFDEDNLTRAFHWACRHCESPQEILEHLFAQVQQFIGADNRNGDDMTLIVMRIKSPD